A section of the Diabrotica virgifera virgifera chromosome 8, PGI_DIABVI_V3a genome encodes:
- the LOC126890008 gene encoding uncharacterized protein LOC126890008: MALIGNIEAFTGVPEEFESYIERLEHLFTVNKVEENMKVSMLITLGGTSLFQVLKNLVAPKKPTEFTFQEVKGKLIKHFSPPVSEIYERFVFNRCEQKADQSISDYSVELRKLANSCNFGQFLEEALRDRFVCGIRDEGTQKKLLGDVDLTFQSACQLALASEVAQKQVKLLSEGGNINVLNRGKHRNPKFRSTLSADQSCKNCGRSHHRGKCPAEKWRCFFCAKFGHVKNFCPDIRPQPVNVVQEEEYNIDSDEVNLLKL; encoded by the exons ATGGCGTTGATAGGTAATATTGAAGCTTTTACCGGTGTTCCAGAAGAATTTGAATCCTACATAGAAAGATTAGAACATTTGTTTACTGTTAATAAGGTTGAAGAAAATATGAAGGTTTCAATGTTAATCACACTAGGAGGTACGAGTCTTTTTCAGGTGTTGAAAAACTTAGTGGCCCCAAAGAAACCAACCGAATTTACGTTCCAAGAAGTGAAAGGGAAATTGATTAAACATTTTTCTCCACCTGTGTCCGAAATCTACGAACGTTTTGTTTTCAATCGGTGTGAACAAAAAGCTGATCAATCTATCTCTGATTACAGTGTAGAGCTAAGGAAGTTGGCAAATTCTTGTAATTTTGGACAGTTTCTAGAAGAGGCTCTAAGGGATAGGTTTGTTTGTGGGATTAGAGACGAAGGAACACAAAAGAAGTTGTTGGGTGATGTAGATTTAACATTTCAAAGTGCTTGTCAGTTAGCTTTGGCCTCAGAAGTAGCACAGAAACAAGTTAAGTTATTATCTGAGGGAGGTAATATAAATGTATTAAACAGAGGCAAGCATAGAAATCCAAAGTTTAGATCAACTCTCAGTGCAGATCAAAGTTGTAAAAATTGTGGCAGAAGTCATCATAGAGGTAAATGCCCAGCTGAAAAATGGAGATGTTTTTTTTGTGCAAAGTTTGGTCATGTCAAGAATTTCTGTCCAGATATTCGACCACAACCTGTGAATGTAGTACAAGAGGAGGAATATAACATTGATAGTGACGAG GTCAACCTATTAAAGCTGTAG